Proteins encoded in a region of the Mariprofundus ferrinatatus genome:
- a CDS encoding Rrf2 family transcriptional regulator, producing MRLTSKGRYAVSAMVDLNKQQAGGPVTLAAISERQFISLSYLEQLFRRLRESGLVRSVRGPGGGYLLAKDPDDISIADIIRAVNEPVRTTMCENGVRGCHRGNRCDTHQLWESLGQHIYRFLDAVSLEQVCSENVLLDNVELGDVRNYIPQPETHETKVNIASIS from the coding sequence ATGCGATTAACAAGCAAAGGACGTTATGCTGTATCGGCCATGGTCGATCTCAACAAGCAGCAGGCCGGGGGCCCTGTCACGCTGGCAGCCATTTCCGAGCGCCAGTTTATCTCCCTCTCCTATCTTGAGCAGCTGTTCAGGCGTCTGCGTGAGTCAGGTCTGGTTCGTTCCGTGCGTGGCCCGGGTGGCGGTTACCTGCTTGCCAAAGATCCGGACGATATTTCGATTGCCGACATTATCCGGGCCGTGAATGAACCGGTACGTACGACCATGTGCGAGAACGGCGTGCGCGGCTGCCATCGCGGTAACCGTTGCGACACCCACCAGCTCTGGGAGTCGCTCGGTCAGCATATCTACCGTTTTCTGGATGCGGTCAGCCTGGAACAGGTTTGCAGCGAAAATGTGCTGCTCGACAATGTGGAACTGGGCGACGTGCGCAACTATATTCCGCAGCCTGAAACGCATGAGACGAAGGTGAATATTGCATCGATATCTTGA
- a CDS encoding cysteine desulfurase family protein yields the protein MHRYLDCNATYPQLPISLEAMVQAATAAPGNPSSLHWAGRAARRIVDDARDTLAAFVGAELGSVVYTSGGTEANNIAIHSVLSTANPGRIVTTAIEHPAILNPLETFVAANPEWELVKLRPNRDGVVTADSVEAAINDETRLLCMMYANNESGALQPVEEVAALCRNRSIPMLVDAVQMLGKGRLRFNELGIDFMSISAHKIGGPKGVGALLVRRGVRLKELTPGGGQERGRRSGTENVPAIAGFSAALGQLDFSVCRPVRDLFEAELVEKLPYVEVVSQCAVRTPNTSLVILPGLDGETLLMQLDLAGFAVASGSACSSGKREPSHVLLGMGYSELKARSSLRVSFAPDSSREDALALVEALVGADKRLKGMAGITA from the coding sequence TTGCATCGATATCTTGACTGTAATGCCACATATCCGCAGCTGCCGATAAGCCTGGAGGCGATGGTTCAGGCAGCAACCGCTGCGCCAGGAAACCCTTCCAGCCTGCACTGGGCAGGACGCGCCGCACGCCGCATCGTAGATGATGCCAGGGACACTCTTGCCGCCTTTGTCGGCGCCGAGTTGGGTAGTGTCGTCTATACATCAGGTGGCACCGAGGCGAATAATATTGCCATTCACAGTGTACTCTCCACGGCGAATCCCGGGCGCATCGTTACGACCGCCATCGAACACCCTGCAATCCTTAACCCGTTGGAGACGTTTGTGGCAGCCAACCCGGAGTGGGAACTTGTGAAGCTCCGCCCGAACAGGGACGGCGTGGTTACGGCCGATAGCGTTGAGGCAGCTATCAATGACGAGACCCGCTTGCTTTGCATGATGTATGCCAATAACGAGAGTGGTGCCCTGCAGCCGGTTGAAGAGGTGGCAGCTCTCTGCCGCAACAGATCCATACCGATGCTTGTCGATGCGGTTCAGATGCTCGGCAAGGGTAGGCTCAGGTTCAATGAGCTCGGTATCGACTTTATGAGTATCTCTGCACACAAAATCGGCGGCCCCAAAGGTGTGGGCGCCCTGCTGGTGCGCCGCGGCGTGAGGCTCAAAGAGCTGACGCCGGGCGGAGGTCAGGAGCGAGGACGTCGCTCCGGCACCGAGAATGTGCCGGCTATCGCAGGCTTTTCAGCAGCCCTCGGCCAGCTTGATTTCAGTGTATGCAGACCGGTACGCGACCTCTTCGAGGCCGAGCTGGTTGAAAAGTTGCCCTATGTCGAAGTGGTGTCGCAATGCGCAGTGCGCACCCCCAATACCAGTCTGGTGATTCTGCCGGGGCTGGATGGTGAGACGCTATTGATGCAGCTGGATCTGGCCGGCTTTGCCGTAGCATCCGGCTCGGCCTGCTCATCCGGCAAGCGCGAGCCTTCGCATGTGCTGCTGGGGATGGGGTACTCCGAGCTTAAGGCGAGAAGCTCACTGCGTGTCAGCTTTGCTCCCGACAGTAGCCGTGAAGATGCGCTGGCGCTGGTTGAAGCACTGGTTGGCGCTGATAAGCGGCTTAAAGGCATGGCAGGCATCACTGCCTGA
- a CDS encoding HesB/IscA family protein gives MDIELTQPAQARIREIVAAAGKAGLRLSVKEAGCSGLEYVMDTVDGPAAGDIEAAFDGFTLYVDAESYTRALTGLRLDFQKDMLSSAFVYNNPNQKGSCGCGVSFSV, from the coding sequence ATGGATATTGAACTGACGCAACCGGCTCAGGCCCGCATCCGCGAAATTGTTGCTGCTGCAGGAAAAGCGGGACTCAGGCTCTCTGTCAAAGAGGCTGGCTGTTCAGGTCTGGAATATGTTATGGATACGGTGGATGGCCCGGCTGCAGGGGATATTGAAGCGGCATTCGACGGCTTTACGCTCTATGTTGATGCTGAATCCTATACCAGGGCGCTTACCGGCCTCAGGCTCGACTTCCAGAAGGATATGCTCTCGTCGGCTTTTGTTTACAACAACCCCAACCAGAAAGGGAGTTGTGGCTGCGGTGTATCTTTCTCTGTCTGA
- a CDS encoding glycine cleavage system protein R, whose amino-acid sequence MSNVLLSISGHDRPGIVRDVAESMLHLKANIEDSSMTALRGRFTMMMIVKLPEDRSISELKASLAELEQRTRLTVQSQVISDEEASSQALEPDHVITVHGADTVGIVHAVTNALAALNFSIVDVSTRSKASDDGDVYLMVLEVVAGSQSKALKSAMKNVAGDLDIDVEVHTLDDAVL is encoded by the coding sequence ATGTCGAATGTACTACTTTCCATCTCAGGTCATGATCGTCCCGGCATTGTTCGTGATGTTGCCGAATCGATGCTGCATCTGAAGGCCAATATCGAGGACTCTTCGATGACTGCCCTGCGCGGTCGCTTCACCATGATGATGATCGTCAAGCTTCCGGAAGATCGCAGTATCAGCGAATTGAAGGCCTCGCTGGCGGAGCTTGAGCAGCGTACCCGCCTTACGGTCCAGTCACAGGTGATCAGCGATGAGGAGGCGTCAAGCCAGGCGCTGGAGCCGGATCATGTTATTACTGTTCACGGTGCCGATACTGTCGGAATCGTGCATGCGGTGACCAATGCGCTGGCCGCTTTGAATTTTTCGATCGTCGATGTCTCTACGCGATCGAAGGCATCCGATGATGGCGACGTTTACCTGATGGTGCTTGAGGTGGTTGCCGGCAGCCAGTCAAAGGCACTGAAGTCGGCAATGAAAAACGTGGCAGGCGATCTCGATATCGATGTCGAAGTACACACCCTGGATGACGCCGTTCTCTGA
- the def gene encoding peptide deformylase — MQFEILKHPDERLRAMSGIVSSFDDALKALFKRLEVTMRAGPGGVGIAAPQVGINQRLVVVDCSASLRPCKHHGLLYMANPHIESREGESLGREGCLSVPDWVGMVERAKRIRISYNDIHGKRQTLNATGFEARVIQHEVDHLDGILFIDRVISSKSLMRRLDA, encoded by the coding sequence GTGCAATTTGAAATCCTGAAACATCCGGATGAACGGCTTCGGGCCATGTCCGGGATCGTCTCATCCTTTGATGATGCGCTGAAGGCTCTTTTCAAGAGGCTTGAGGTCACCATGCGGGCTGGTCCAGGCGGGGTTGGCATTGCAGCGCCGCAGGTGGGCATAAACCAGCGGCTGGTGGTGGTGGATTGCAGTGCAAGCCTGCGACCCTGTAAGCATCATGGCTTGCTCTATATGGCCAATCCACATATCGAATCCAGAGAGGGGGAGTCGCTGGGTCGTGAAGGCTGCCTCTCCGTACCCGACTGGGTTGGCATGGTGGAACGGGCAAAGCGCATCCGCATCAGCTACAACGATATTCACGGCAAACGGCAGACCCTGAATGCGACCGGATTTGAGGCACGGGTGATACAGCATGAGGTCGATCACCTTGACGGTATCCTGTTTATCGACCGTGTTATCTCCAGCAAGAGCCTGATGAGAAGATTGGATGCCTGA
- the mutM gene encoding bifunctional DNA-formamidopyrimidine glycosylase/DNA-(apurinic or apyrimidinic site) lyase, giving the protein MPELPEVETVRSGLAPLLQNRQIIRVTAYRKNLRYPLPDLSELIGRKIMGVARRSKYLLFEVEGGKTVVWHLGMTGQFHLLSQESEKGAHEHVRLDLDDGQSLRYRDARRFGYAGLLDAATLDRHPWFARLGPEPLSDSFSRDFLAASCNGRKAPIKAVIMDAATVVGVGNIYAAESLFRAGIHPARAAGRISEKRLALLAVSIKQVLLEAIEAGGSTISDFVKADGKPGYFAHRFQVYGREGAPCFRCANRVKRMVQAGRSSFYCPGCQH; this is encoded by the coding sequence ATGCCTGAGCTGCCCGAAGTGGAAACGGTGCGATCCGGGCTTGCACCACTGCTGCAGAATCGACAAATCATAAGGGTCACCGCCTATCGAAAGAACCTTAGATATCCGCTGCCGGATCTGTCAGAACTGATCGGGCGGAAGATCATGGGCGTCGCCAGAAGGTCGAAATATCTGCTGTTTGAGGTTGAGGGTGGTAAAACAGTGGTGTGGCATCTCGGCATGACCGGTCAGTTTCATCTGCTCTCCCAGGAGAGTGAAAAAGGGGCGCATGAACATGTGCGTCTTGATCTGGATGACGGCCAGAGCCTGCGCTACCGCGATGCGCGCCGATTCGGGTATGCCGGGCTGCTCGACGCCGCGACACTTGATCGGCACCCGTGGTTTGCACGGCTTGGCCCTGAACCGCTCAGTGATTCGTTTAGCCGTGACTTTCTGGCGGCTTCCTGCAACGGCAGAAAAGCGCCGATCAAGGCTGTGATCATGGATGCGGCAACGGTGGTCGGAGTGGGAAACATCTATGCCGCTGAATCGCTGTTTCGCGCCGGCATCCATCCGGCCAGGGCGGCGGGACGGATTTCGGAAAAGAGACTTGCGTTACTTGCTGTGTCAATCAAACAGGTGTTGCTGGAGGCTATCGAGGCGGGTGGAAGCACCATTAGCGACTTCGTCAAAGCGGATGGTAAACCGGGATACTTCGCGCATCGTTTTCAGGTCTACGGCCGTGAAGGCGCCCCGTGTTTCAGGTGTGCAAACAGGGTTAAACGTATGGTGCAGGCGGGCCGAAGCAGCTTCTACTGTCCGGGCTGTCAGCACTGA
- the argS gene encoding arginine--tRNA ligase: MKQALEQALQQALQQLLKDIEGAEMPDVQLTRPKMKEHGDYAANVAMPLARLLKRSPQQIAASILELVQWPDAVEGADIAGPGFINIRLKKASEAGILKTILSAGDNYGRVELDEHSEKVNLEFVSANPTGPMHVGHARGAVVGDVLGRLLAVCGRDVHREYYINDAGAQIGVLAESVWLRMRELQGETVEFPESAYPGDYVIDIARGLLEKFEYRELATMDADKRLQMIGMDAVAANMDMIRDDLAALNISFDLYFSESNLHQSGRVLELIEKLKADGIVYPGTLPPPKGKEVEDYTPVEQLLFRTTDFGDDVDRPLAKQDGTPTYFAADIAYHVDKFKRGYGRMIDVWGADHGGYVTRVQAAMKALTGLEAQPDVLLVQMVNLTRDGKPVRMSKRAGTFVTLREVVDEVGADAVRFNFMTRRVESQLDFDLEVAKKKNDENPVYYVQYAYARICAILRKAEEEGVTVPAVEEVDLSLLTSHEEQRLISHMLGYPDLLMKAADKLEAYRVATYTMRLAADFHSFYHKHRVVTEDAELTAARLLLARGVAQVIRNALAVLGVSAPERM; the protein is encoded by the coding sequence GTGAAACAGGCATTGGAACAGGCTCTGCAGCAGGCTCTGCAGCAACTGCTCAAGGATATCGAAGGGGCAGAGATGCCGGATGTGCAGCTGACGCGTCCGAAGATGAAAGAGCATGGTGACTACGCCGCCAATGTGGCGATGCCGCTGGCGCGCCTGCTCAAGAGAAGCCCGCAACAGATTGCCGCCTCGATTCTTGAACTGGTGCAGTGGCCGGATGCCGTTGAGGGGGCCGACATTGCAGGTCCCGGCTTTATCAATATACGCCTTAAAAAGGCAAGCGAGGCGGGCATCCTGAAAACCATTCTCTCTGCCGGCGACAATTACGGCCGCGTAGAGCTGGACGAGCACTCTGAGAAGGTGAATCTCGAATTTGTATCCGCCAATCCGACAGGTCCGATGCATGTCGGTCATGCCCGAGGTGCGGTGGTCGGTGATGTCTTAGGTCGCCTGCTTGCAGTCTGCGGGCGCGATGTGCACCGCGAATACTATATCAATGATGCCGGCGCCCAGATCGGAGTGCTGGCCGAATCGGTCTGGCTGCGCATGCGTGAACTGCAGGGCGAAACAGTTGAGTTTCCCGAATCGGCCTATCCCGGCGATTATGTGATTGATATTGCCCGTGGCCTGCTGGAGAAGTTCGAGTACCGCGAACTGGCGACGATGGATGCGGATAAACGGTTGCAAATGATCGGCATGGATGCTGTGGCTGCCAATATGGATATGATCCGCGACGATCTGGCGGCTCTGAATATCTCTTTCGACCTCTACTTCTCCGAGAGTAATCTGCATCAATCCGGTCGTGTACTGGAACTGATCGAGAAGCTGAAAGCCGATGGCATTGTCTATCCGGGAACGCTGCCGCCACCGAAAGGTAAGGAGGTCGAGGATTATACACCGGTCGAACAACTGCTCTTCCGCACCACCGATTTCGGTGATGATGTCGACCGCCCATTGGCCAAGCAGGATGGTACACCGACCTATTTCGCAGCCGATATCGCCTACCATGTCGACAAGTTTAAGCGCGGTTATGGTCGCATGATTGATGTGTGGGGCGCTGATCACGGTGGTTATGTTACCCGCGTGCAGGCAGCCATGAAGGCATTGACCGGACTGGAAGCGCAGCCCGATGTGCTGCTAGTGCAGATGGTGAACCTGACCCGCGATGGTAAACCTGTGCGCATGTCCAAACGCGCCGGAACCTTTGTAACCCTGCGCGAGGTGGTGGACGAGGTGGGTGCAGATGCAGTCCGTTTCAACTTCATGACCCGTCGTGTGGAGAGTCAGCTCGATTTCGACCTTGAAGTCGCCAAGAAGAAGAATGATGAGAACCCGGTCTATTATGTGCAGTACGCCTACGCCCGTATCTGCGCGATCCTGCGCAAAGCGGAGGAGGAGGGGGTCACTGTTCCGGCTGTGGAGGAGGTGGATCTCTCCCTGCTTACCTCCCATGAAGAGCAGAGGCTGATTTCACATATGCTCGGCTATCCTGATCTGTTGATGAAGGCAGCCGACAAGCTTGAGGCGTATCGTGTGGCCACCTACACCATGCGTCTGGCGGCCGATTTCCACAGCTTCTACCACAAACACCGCGTGGTAACCGAGGATGCTGAACTGACTGCTGCGCGACTGTTGCTTGCCAGGGGGGTTGCACAGGTGATCCGAAATGCACTGGCCGTTCTCGGCGTTTCCGCACCGGAGCGCATGTAA
- a CDS encoding SPOR domain-containing protein, translating to MTRDYAKVQASSRAKGKKESNSALPVLAIIVIAGLCFGAGFWLGGNQLKLPATTDKVSKAELSRVEAELEKRDAEAALLQAKIDELEDQVGQWKSKAGAGAHTKVGELQFYKELPKQSVMPAPVAESAPAPARAMDRSLEVDAPKQVSAEQPVVAANQPVTGGYRIQLGSFKSNSDAMKLQAKLMKGGFSAFVYTVNLAERGQWFRVYAGPYADKEKARDVIRDIEGKMKIRGLLVSDG from the coding sequence ATGACACGCGATTATGCCAAAGTGCAGGCCTCATCCCGCGCCAAGGGGAAGAAAGAGAGCAACTCGGCCCTCCCGGTTCTGGCGATCATTGTTATTGCAGGGCTATGCTTCGGGGCTGGTTTCTGGCTGGGCGGAAACCAGCTGAAGCTGCCTGCTACAACAGACAAGGTATCCAAGGCGGAACTCAGTCGGGTGGAAGCGGAGCTGGAGAAGCGAGATGCTGAAGCCGCTCTGTTGCAGGCAAAGATCGATGAGCTTGAAGATCAGGTCGGGCAGTGGAAGAGCAAGGCCGGAGCCGGTGCCCACACCAAGGTGGGTGAATTACAGTTTTACAAGGAGCTGCCGAAGCAGTCGGTCATGCCGGCGCCGGTCGCAGAGTCCGCGCCTGCACCGGCCAGAGCGATGGACAGGTCTCTTGAAGTGGATGCTCCGAAACAGGTTTCGGCTGAGCAGCCTGTAGTGGCTGCAAATCAACCTGTGACCGGTGGTTATCGCATCCAGCTCGGCTCCTTCAAGTCCAACAGTGATGCCATGAAGCTGCAGGCCAAGTTGATGAAGGGTGGATTCTCGGCATTTGTTTATACCGTCAACCTTGCTGAACGCGGTCAATGGTTCCGGGTCTATGCCGGGCCCTATGCCGACAAGGAAAAGGCGAGAGATGTGATTCGCGATATCGAAGGCAAGATGAAGATAAGAGGACTGCTGGTCAGCGATGGATGA